One window of the Parasphingopyxis algicola genome contains the following:
- a CDS encoding TfoX/Sxy family protein: MSVDEGLVDWVGECLEPIGRVTMRKIMGGAVLYCGGTVFALVDGGDLYFKSDAANEGAFEAEGLGKFEFTGKDGKIGTMNYRRAPLDVYDDPDAMRQWARLGVEAGERAPQKKSPKRPRRKKPKV; the protein is encoded by the coding sequence ATGAGCGTGGACGAGGGCCTTGTCGACTGGGTCGGCGAATGCCTGGAGCCGATCGGGCGGGTGACGATGCGCAAGATAATGGGCGGCGCCGTCCTCTATTGCGGCGGTACGGTCTTCGCGCTGGTTGACGGCGGCGATCTCTATTTCAAGAGCGATGCCGCGAACGAGGGCGCGTTCGAAGCCGAAGGCCTCGGCAAGTTCGAATTCACCGGCAAGGACGGCAAGATCGGGACGATGAACTATCGCCGCGCGCCGCTCGACGTGTACGACGATCCCGATGCCATGCGGCAATGGGCGCGGCTGGGCGTCGAAGCAGGCGAGCGCGCGCCCCAAAAGAAATCACCCAAGAGGCCGCGCCGGAAGAAGCCGAAGGTCTAG